Sequence from the Paenibacillus tundrae genome:
GGCATTGCGTTTGAAGCTGCACTCGTTATGCCGGCTATTTTGGCACAGGTACCTGAATCTGAGATCAACACACTGAAAAAATTTGCCTATCATGCAGGCATCGCTTTTCAGATTAAGGACGATCTGCTCGATCTGGTTGGAGATCATTTGTTGCTTGGCAAACCAGCAGGTCAGGATGTGCGGAACAATAATTCAACCTTTGTATCCATTCTTGGTGAAGAAGGTGCGAAGAAGGAGATGTGGGAACACTACTGCCAGGCAACGGATGCCTTGCATGAGATGCGTAAGAACATTCCTTTTCTCCGACATTTGTTAGATTATATCATTGGGCGAGAGCGTTGAGTCATAGAAGCAACAACAGTAGCAACACCAATAGAGTGAAGAACCGTCTTTAACATGAAGGCGGTTTTTTTAATGGATACAACTTAAGATGTGCGTGTATGTGAGGGTTAGGGTATAAATGTGATCATCGCAAAACCTATTGATTCTTAATCCACAGCTTGGAAATGTCCATATAGCCAAAATCAGCTGTTTGCATGCCGAATAAACTTTGGTTCAGCTGAGCACGTTTGTTCATGTGACATCCATGTAAAATCCAGTAATTGTCCCTGAGCAAATCCTCGGCTTCATCTAACAGTTGTGCGCGTGCTTGCTTATCAAGCTGTCCAAACGAATCCAGTTTCTGTTCTAACTCGTCTAGTGAATGTGGCGCCATGCAGATATGAAGGTGATTCGACCGATTCGTAAAAAAATGAATCAACCCATATTGCCAATCCTCCTCCAAAATTTCTTCAGCTAAAATTAGATCGGCATTCATCGCATTAGTAGGATACAGACACTCATTCGTCGGAGACAGTTCGATATGTAAGCCAATTTGCTGTGCTCGTTGTTGAAGCCAGTTGGCAGCTAAGACATCCTTGTTCTCCGAGTACGATAATATGAGCGTCTCACCCAGATATCCGCTGCTGTGTAGCAGATCACGTGCTTGCTCAAGTGAGGAAGGAGTCCAATGATGCTCGGCACTTTTCCAGGGCAAAAGGCTGTTTGCTGGCGTAATGCGATTGCCTCCCAGTTCTGCTACCAGTGAAACAGGATCATAGACCATTTTCATTGATTGCCGAAACTTGGGGTGATGAAAGATACCAGGTTTATTAAAATTGAACAATATATATTGGCAGCCCAGAGCAGGATAATTGAAACTGTTAGTTTGTGCGTAATGAGTAGATTGCTCCAACCGATCCGTTCCGGGTAGTTCATAGTGACGTTCATTGGACTCAAGGTCTGGTACAAACCAAAAATGGACTTGATCAAGGTAAGGACGAATACCGTAATAGTTATCAAATGCGCTAAGTTTCAATAAATCCTCATTGATCTCACTAATCTGAAAAGGCCCAGTGCCAATGAGTTGTTTGGATACATCAACATCGTATGGGAGGATCGTCATTGGAATACAACTGAACAAATGCAAGAAGAATTGATTGGGACGGCTCAAATAAAAGCGAATGCAGTAATCTCCAGCAACTTCGATTTGTTCAATGTCACGATATAACCAAATAACTGGACTATTTACTCTTCGTAAACGCTGTAATGTAAATTCAACGTCTTCAGATGTCAACATTCTATTGTGGTGGAAGCGCACACTCTTACGTAAATAGAAAGTCCATACTTGATGATCCTTGCTACTTTCCCACATGTGAGCCAGATCAGGCAGGAACGTATCGGTTTTGGCATCGTAGGTCACCAATGTACTACACACTTGCCCAAGCAAGTAGGTTTCAAAAGCATTGTATACAAATGCGGGATCCAGATCTGCCAATCTACGAGATCGCATCATACGCAGAACATCCTGACCCGAAGAGCTTTCCGAATGGCTGTGAAATCCCATTTGTTTATACAACGAATCTAACAATTGTTCCCGAAGAGTCTCATTATTCTCCATAGTGCCAATGAATTCAATGGCTTCCTTCATCTTACCTTTCCTCATGAGTTCCGTGAAGCGATCTTCCATGACCTCATTCTCACTGTGGAGCAAGGTTAATGTAGAATGATGACCTCTGCCAATCCCTGGCTGCCAGTGGATAAAGCCTTTCTCTTCCAGCTTTCGCAAAATGAATTTAACATTTCGAGGCGTGCAACATAGGACAGTGGATAGTGTATCGATCGTTACGGGAACCGGTGTATGTAGTTTAAATGTAACCTCATTCGCTGTTGTAAGTCGCATATAATGAGCGGTTGTTGTGTCCAAGAAAAGATAATCTCCTTTATAAAAAATGTTGTTCAAATTAGAGTTCAATAAAAGGTGAAATGTCTATTTAATTTCTTACACTTTTATTTCCCCCTTTGTTCTATACAATTATACATAATTCAACAGACGAAGGGCAGACCTTCTAGACGTTAACAACGAGAACAGGAGAACATACGAATGAAGCAACATTTAAGGCAGATTCACCCTTTAGCTTGGACAATCATTGTTGGAACGATGTTTGGACGTTTGGTAACCTCGATGAGCATTCCGTTTCTATCGATTTATCTAACGAGTGTGCTTGGAGCAACACCGACGGAAACTGGATTCACAGTCGCTGTCAGTTCATTGGCTGGAGTGATGGTGAGCTTTTATGGAGGCTATATCTCAGATCGGATTGGTCGTAAACTGGTTATGTTGGTCTCCATTTTTTGCTGGGCAGGGGTCTTTTTCATCTTTTCCGAGGCAGAGTATTTATGGGTGTTCTTTGTGGCGAATACGCTCAATGGGTTATGTCGCGCTGTCTTTGAGCCAACGTCACGGGCACTGTTATCGGACATCACTCCACCGGAGAACAAACTGCTCGTATTCAATCTGAGGTATGCCGCTATTAATCTTGGGGTTGTATTTGGTCCAATCATTGGATTTCAATTGGGGTCAGCGCAATCGACTTTTCCATTTCTGATCTCTGGGCTCGTATACATTGTTTATGGTCTTGTGTTAATTGTACAATTCCAGCTTCAACATGCTAATCTACCACAGCCCTCGAAGGCGAAGGCACCACGCTTACGCGATGCATTGGCTACGGCTGGACGTGATCGTGTATTTTTGCCAGTACTGATTGGAACGACATTCTGTGTACTTGGTTATGGACATTTTGGTTCAACGCTTGCCCAATACATGGAGCGTAGTACAATGTTTGATAATGGAAGTCAGTTGTTCTCCTATATGTTATCGCTCAATGCTGTAACGGTGCTAATCGTGCAGTATCCTATCGTGCGTGCATTTCGAAATGCACCGCCGCTTGTACCGCTCATCTGGGGTAATCTCTTGGTGGCAGCAAGTTTGTTACTGTTCGGTATGGCGAGTGGCGCAGCACTACTGATGGTCAGTGTTGTATTATTCACCGTTGGAGAAGTGTTGTTATTTACAATGATGGATATGCTGATTGATCGAATTGCGAAGCCAGAATGGAAAGGCACGTACTTTGGCACAATTGGTTTTAACAATTTTGGTAACGTTATGGCACCGATTATGGGTGGTTTATTACTGAGCCAATTCGGAGGACATGGAATAGCTGTATTTCTTCCGCTTGCGTTGATCACGGCACTTGGGCTTCCTTTTCTATGGATTGCTCACAAGCGGCTGATCACGAGGGAGCGGGAGGCTCACGCGCTACAGCAGAGTGCATAAACCAATGTATTTCATCACGAATGTATGTGTGGTTTGTTTACAGTGATCAGCACTTTTTTAAATGTGTCACAGTAACTTCTAGGGGGCATGAAGTGTTACTTAGGATAGAGAAAAGTGAAAAACGATCATCTATACCTAGGAGGTTGAATATGTTTAAGAAGGTCGTATCCGTATGCGTTGCATCCGTGCTCTTTGGCATAATGGCAGTACCTGGATTTGCAGAAACGAACCGAGCGGAGATTCATACGGGGGTCATTGTGAATAATCGGGTGCTCATTCCACTGCGGGTGGTATCACAGCATCTGGGTGCAAATGTAAAATGGGATAAGTATTCGAAGAGCATTCTATTGACCAAAAATGATAAGAAGATTGCTCTGGCCGTTAATTTCAAAAATGCCATTGTTAATGATTACATTGAATCTATGGATTCACCCGTTGAGTTGATCCATGCAACAACATATGTTCCGCTCCGATTTGTCAGCCAAACGTTAGGAGCCGAGCTACAATGGAACAAGGAAGCCAAGCAGGCAAATGTTAGTCTTGATAATCACCATATCATGATTAGCATACAACCTGATCCCGTTCAGATTGCTGATGCTCAGAAACTAACTCAAGCCCGATTGAATGAACTGTTAACCAAGTTAGATGCAACGTCTAATATGCCAGATATTAAACAAATAAGGGCGTATTTTAAGCCCTATTTTACGGAGCAATTGATTCAATCCATTCTGGATGGACTGCAGTTGCAGGGTGAAGGCGTGCGATTCGGTGCTCCAGAAACCGGCATTCATTATACGAGCAGTACAACAGCAACATTGTCTCAATCTTATGTTCTTGGGAATACATTAACCGGTGACTCCCATTATGTATATGATCGAAATGTTGAGCTATTATACAGCAGAGGAATATGGAAGGTGCATAAGATAAAAGTCTACCTCAGAGATATTCCATACTTAGGTTATTAAGCGTGCGTAGCATACGTTCACATTATTAATCACATGAATTAAATAACAATTCAGTAAATATGTTCTTGACGTACTGACCTTTTAACGAATACAATAAACAACAAATATGTGAGACGGGTGGGTGTAGTAATGATGTTCATGCCAAAATTGATATCTAATCGATAACTGAATACGCATGAGCATGATGACACAACCATTTGCGTTAGAGTACATGTTCAAGAAGACGGGTTTCCATACCGAGAAGATGGGATGAAACTAGAAAGAAATCGACTTTTTGAACGACCTCTGAAAGATAGCGTCTGGCAGTCCTGTTTATGCATCCTGTCATGGACGCTCATCCGTAGTGCGAATGTCAAGGAGAAGGCCAGTAACGTTACATAATCTAATGGTATTCTTCTTGTTATAGAAGCCATAGATGAACTTAGTTCATCTATGGCTTTTTGTCGTGCACTGCAAGCAAAAGTTTCATAAGAAAGGGGGCGATCAAGCATGTGAATTAGGTATACGTTTGTTCGTGTTGGCTCGTGAAGAGATGTAGGGTCAAGTTTAGAGTTGGTTAGGTTTTGGAATTATTGTAATCATTCAGAATCATCCAGAAACAAAATAAATAATAGGTAGGAGAATGTAAAATGGTACAACATCAATACAATCATAGAATTCATGTATGGTTTAGCGAAATTATATATGATTCAGCCTAGTTAAGCAGAGTTTGAGATGATGTATTTAATAGTTCTAACAAAGTGATCCGTACGTTGGAGGTGGGGCGAGGTGCCTAAACAAGAGAAAAAATCGATGTCATGGCTATTGAGGTATCTAAAGCCAGTCCGAATGAGACTGGTTCTGTTGTTAATTATTTTGCTGACATCGACGGGATTACAGCTTCTCAATCCGCAGATCATCAAGCGGTTTATTGATACAGCAGCGAGTGGGGGCGTAGCTTCTAGTCTCATTCAGCTTGCAGGTATATTTCTAATTATTGCGATCTTCAATCAACTGTTAACTGTAGCTGTAAGTTATTTAGGTAA
This genomic interval carries:
- a CDS encoding copper amine oxidase N-terminal domain-containing protein, with product MFKKVVSVCVASVLFGIMAVPGFAETNRAEIHTGVIVNNRVLIPLRVVSQHLGANVKWDKYSKSILLTKNDKKIALAVNFKNAIVNDYIESMDSPVELIHATTYVPLRFVSQTLGAELQWNKEAKQANVSLDNHHIMISIQPDPVQIADAQKLTQARLNELLTKLDATSNMPDIKQIRAYFKPYFTEQLIQSILDGLQLQGEGVRFGAPETGIHYTSSTTATLSQSYVLGNTLTGDSHYVYDRNVELLYSRGIWKVHKIKVYLRDIPYLGY
- a CDS encoding MDR family MFS transporter; translation: MKQHLRQIHPLAWTIIVGTMFGRLVTSMSIPFLSIYLTSVLGATPTETGFTVAVSSLAGVMVSFYGGYISDRIGRKLVMLVSIFCWAGVFFIFSEAEYLWVFFVANTLNGLCRAVFEPTSRALLSDITPPENKLLVFNLRYAAINLGVVFGPIIGFQLGSAQSTFPFLISGLVYIVYGLVLIVQFQLQHANLPQPSKAKAPRLRDALATAGRDRVFLPVLIGTTFCVLGYGHFGSTLAQYMERSTMFDNGSQLFSYMLSLNAVTVLIVQYPIVRAFRNAPPLVPLIWGNLLVAASLLLFGMASGAALLMVSVVLFTVGEVLLFTMMDMLIDRIAKPEWKGTYFGTIGFNNFGNVMAPIMGGLLLSQFGGHGIAVFLPLALITALGLPFLWIAHKRLITREREAHALQQSA
- a CDS encoding ABC transporter substrate-binding protein yields the protein MDTTTAHYMRLTTANEVTFKLHTPVPVTIDTLSTVLCCTPRNVKFILRKLEEKGFIHWQPGIGRGHHSTLTLLHSENEVMEDRFTELMRKGKMKEAIEFIGTMENNETLREQLLDSLYKQMGFHSHSESSSGQDVLRMMRSRRLADLDPAFVYNAFETYLLGQVCSTLVTYDAKTDTFLPDLAHMWESSKDHQVWTFYLRKSVRFHHNRMLTSEDVEFTLQRLRRVNSPVIWLYRDIEQIEVAGDYCIRFYLSRPNQFFLHLFSCIPMTILPYDVDVSKQLIGTGPFQISEINEDLLKLSAFDNYYGIRPYLDQVHFWFVPDLESNERHYELPGTDRLEQSTHYAQTNSFNYPALGCQYILFNFNKPGIFHHPKFRQSMKMVYDPVSLVAELGGNRITPANSLLPWKSAEHHWTPSSLEQARDLLHSSGYLGETLILSYSENKDVLAANWLQQRAQQIGLHIELSPTNECLYPTNAMNADLILAEEILEEDWQYGLIHFFTNRSNHLHICMAPHSLDELEQKLDSFGQLDKQARAQLLDEAEDLLRDNYWILHGCHMNKRAQLNQSLFGMQTADFGYMDISKLWIKNQ